The nucleotide window acattttagagACATCTCAGAGCCTTTATTGCAGGataaattcaaaaatattttttttttacttataactCATATTTCACATTTTTACTTTACACTCTCTCCAATAAAGATAGGTAATTTTGATGAAATAATAAATTGTTACTGAACATGAACCAATTAATTTTTCCCAATGGTAGTCGTGTTTTCTAGGTAGCTATGTGTAGCAACTGAAGTACTATTACAAGTTAGTACCAAGTACTATTTAGTTAGCTAACGTCAGCAAGCTAGCCTATTCGACAGGCTATTCGATATGTTTGTGTctatctaaaaaatattttttaggtcGAATTTAATTAAAACTATTTTAGGCCACAATTTTAGGATGCTGTATGACATCCGTGTCCGTTGCATGATCCCCTTTAGACATGAGATGATGCATGAATACATACCATGAACCGGAGGGAGTGAACAATACAGTTCTGTTTTTTAGAAAAATTGTTTCACTCCTATTATTCATATGCCCAGAAAACCTTAAACCATTGGAAAATCCAAATTTCACACGTAGTACATGGACATTGGCTTGGTTTTGGGAGAATGTGCtttcataaatatttcaaaacCATTACATTCAATGTGCAATAAGGCATTAAGTAAAAAAGAACAGCCAGGTGTTCAAAAAAGTCCTGCTTACAGTCTGTTTCTAAATGGCATGCGTTATTTTCCAGTAGCTTTGGATGAAGAAACCAATGGTCCCGtcacattaaagctgcactatgtaagattttttggttaaaaatgaacaaagtgccataatttttatttagttttctccccaatttggaatgcccaattcccaatgcgctctaagtcctcatggtggcgtagtgactcacctcaatccgggtggcggaggacgagtctcagatgcctcagcgtctgagaccgtcaatccgcgcatcttatcacgtggcttgtcgagcacattaccacggagacatagtgcgtgtggaggcttcatgctattctccgcgacatccacgcacaactcaccacatgccccaccgagagcgagaaccacattatagcgaccacgaggaggttaccccatgtgactctaccctctcttgcaaccgggccaatttggttgcttaggtgacctggctggagtcactcagcacaccctggatttgaactcgcgactccaggggtggtagtcagcgtctttaattattgattgagtacataaacaatcagtgttcaaaacaatgtctttaccttaccccgattcactacggtaagcctacaaaaattatttgtattttgagctgtcgggttcgatttgacgtgaaatcactggcttatgacgttcatcctagcgtcattacgtcatgtccgcacacacaggaaagaagtaccggctgtctcatgttccggctggagaaactaactacacagttcagctcagttcagtaaaactcacacagttcaggacagcatcgctgcagtctagatggatgatGATCTGTTATCTGATTGGCAAAGTTTGTTTACCTGCTGTAAtacttggatatgttgtctggtagggttgttgaagcttatattgcttgtcatttatgaattgaacattactcgtgtgttaaccgattacgatgtatctacgttgtccggtgaagttactgtgacatgtttaatatgtatgacttctgaaattgacttcctgtaattgttatttttacgtttaataaagtatattttatccccatcattactgaatcctcgcTTTATGTTTtaggtttacagtgttattgtgtgcattgcatagacatgatattgtagtaactaaggctggacaatatagtataaaaataataaagttttcTATTgtactcatatcagccatatcatgagtttaacctcttaaattgaaaattgtggtacaattcaaacattaatagttgatcaaagcaagtaatatttccgtttcaaatgtttcatcgtataacataatatcaacatgaaaatagcacgttatgactccggctccaaTCATGATCACAAACAGGCGATGTCCAGttaagctcaaattgggagattcatctgCCAGGAGAGCATtgccagaacacgactgacgtactgcattcttccgcaaattgcttgcaattttaagtttcaaccacagatgtcgcttgagagcacaaagttacgaagtgcagctttaatgttaaatcattttaaatttacactAACAAGGGAAAATGTGACTTAAAGACTCACTTAAGAGCCACTCACCTTCATTGCTTCGATATAGAGGACGTATTCTCTGAGCACAGGCAGGAAGTCCTCGCTCATGTCCTCCGTGAGCTCCTCCAGAGCGCTGGAGCAGTTTGACACGTGTCCTGCCACACCCTCCAGAGGATCATGAAGATCTTCCTCAAAAGACGCCCAGGAAGAGTACACAGGCCCGTATTCCCTTAACTCTGCCAGGTATTCTGAGAAGATCAGGCAAAAGCTGTTATGGTTTATTATAAAGGGAATATATTCTACACTTCGGCtctgttcaaaaatgtagtgagcagcagttctgtctactgcctacacagACAGCATCCTAACTTATATGGAATGCTCTATATTGGCAGCAACTCTGTGCATCAAATAAATAGCGTTCCTCATAGGAAGTGCATGTGAGACTCAACTCTCAATTGATTACAAATGTTTGGCTTTAGCATGTTGCCAAGCAAACAACATGATTAACTGTAATGAACTTAAGTTTATTAGAGTCTAATAAGCATCAATACAAACCACACATACTAGAAAATGGATAAAATAGTCCAAATAGACTGAACTATTTTATCAGTGCTCTtgtgcaattaaaatgtaattctctagcttcgtctgccatcttggattcattttttgcattatttcttaGTGGCTTGTCACCAAACGTATTTGCGCCTGTCTGCAGTGTTTTTCAGTTGTTATTCTAAACATAGTCTTTGACCGTTACACCATGTCTCGCTgtatttggatggatggatggatggattggatgGATTGGATTGAatggattggatggatggattaccCAATTGCTCTTTGATGATCCTCTGTGCTATCCTGTCTATGGTGCCCAGTTTCTGTGTGAACACCTCCAGGTAGTCACCCATGGCTGCAAACTCTATCGGCCGCCCCCTCAGTTTATAACCACCAGTGACATACTTCACAGATTCCCCCATTTTAGTGAGCAGAGCCAGACCCAGACGCTTATTCAAGTCCTGAAGAGACAAGCATACATCAGTCCTGTCTCAcggccaagaaaaaaaaaacaacaacaaaaaaactgtaaaaaccaACAAAATCTCGCTGACTTACAAACATGCTttcaattttgaaatatatacagTCAACTTATTGCAAATGTTCATCGCTGTAAAGTCATTCCCAACAGTTTAGGTTTAAACCTGTGAGGTATTATTGGTCCTGTTGCATTTTGTACTATTTGTCAATGACAAAACATTGTATTGTAGAGCTTCTCAACTGGTGGCTCGGGACCCAAAAATGagtcgcaggtctgttctgacagTCGAGGACAGCTAGGAATAAAAAATCCTGAATGcatataataaaatgcaacacATAATTGTGCAGTTAGGATAGCTATAAATAAAATGGCAAatcaagaaaacaaaaaatatatttttaaatcttttaatcaTATCATAGCTTTTTTCCAATCAAACTCTAACAATATCTTGACGGAAATTAATCTGTCATTCGGTTGAAGTTTGCCAAATAAGGCAGATGTTAACTTTGACAGGTTGCTTGACATGCCCTCATCATCGAATGGTAATAGAAAATGTAAACCTGACTACATAATACAGGTTCATGGGTAAATCACCCTTCACCTGTTGTTcatgtatttataaaattattgatttCCCCATTGATATTAAttgtaggactgggtaaaaatattgattttacaaTGCATAaccatcttcatttgaacgatctcgatatacagtgcatccggaaagtattcacagcgcttcactttttccacattttgttatgttacagccttattccaaaattgattaaattcattattttcctcaaattctacaaacaataccccataatgacaacatgaaagaagtttgtttgaaatctttgcaaatttattaaaaataaaaaatgaaaaaaatcacatgtacataagtattcacagcctttgccatgacactcaaaattgagctcaggtgcatcctgtttccactgatcatccttgagatgtttctacaacttgattggagtccacctgtggtaaattcagttgattggacatgatttggaaaggcacacacctgtctatataaggtcccacagttaacagtgcatgtcagagcacaaaccaagccatgaagtccaaggaattgtctgtagagcaccgagacaggattgtatcgaggcacagatctggggaagggtacagaaaaatttctgcagcattgaaggtcccaatgagcacagtggccaccATCAtcagtaaatggaagaagtttggaaccaccaggactcttcctagagctggccgcctggccaaactgagcgatcgggggagaagggccttagtcagggaggtgaccaagaacccgatggtcactctgacagagctccagcatttctctgtggagagaggagaaccttccagaagaacaaccatctctgcagcactccaccaatcaggcctgtatggtagagtggccggacggaagccactcctcagtaaaaggcacatgacagcccgcctggagtttgccaaaaggcacctgaaggactctcagaccatgagaaacaaagattgaactctttggcctgaatggcaagcgtcatgtgtggaggaaaccaggcactgctcatcacctggccaataccatccctacagtgaagcatggtggtggcagcatcatgctgtggggatgtttttcagcggcaggaactgggagactagtcagcatcaagggaaagatgaatgcagcaatgtacagagacatccttgatgaaaacctgctccagagcgctctggacctcagactggggcgaaggttcatcttccaacaggacaaggaccctaagcacacagccaagataacgaaggagtggctccgggacaactctgtgaatgtccttgagtggcccagccagagcccagacttgaacccgattgaccatctctggagagatctgaaaatggctgtgcaccgacgctccccatccaacctgatggagcttgagaggtcctgcaaagaagaatgggaaaaactgcccaaaaataggtgtgccaagcttgtagcatcatactcaaaaagacttgaggctgtaattggtgccaaaggtgcttcaacaaagtattgagcaaaggctgtgaatacttatgtacatgtgatttttttcattctttatttttaataaatttgcaaagatttcaaacaaacttctttcacattgtcattatggggtattgtttgtagaatgttgaggaaaataatgaatttaatccattttggaataaggctgtaacataacaaattgtggaaaaagtgaagcgctgtgaatactttccggatgcactgtagattcaagttgataatcaaaacaacaaaaaagaaacatgtaaTTATAATAACATATAGCCTAAATGTGGAAAAGAAGCCATTCAACTCCAGTCTCGTTAATATGGGCTCAACTGACAATTTTCTGTGAGACAGTCACTGAActgccgctattcttaaagagaaagTACCATTTCAGCACTTGTTCTACAGATCACGGTAAATATTTGTTAACAGAGAATTTCTTTCGTAtggaagcaaaatggacattataactgaaatatacccaaatgaattggaatcaaatcaaattgagTGAAATGGAATCGAGAGCTTTTGAATCGAagtgggaaatctgtatcaatacccagctttAATTAATTATGTTGCACATTGCtgggcctatgcagtttatggttatattaatacatttcaatgttgaTGTTTGGACAATTTTGTAACTTTTGGACATTTTCGTAACTTCCTTCTTATTAatgtaattatctaatcagtcaatcatgtggcagcagtgtaaggCAAgaaatgcagatacgggtcaggagcttcagttaatgttcacatcaaccatctgtatagggaaaaaatgtgacctcagtTATTTCGACTgttgaatgattgttggtgccagatgggctggtttgagtatttctgtaactgctgatctcctgggatttttacaaacaacagtctctagaatttactccggatggtgccaaaaacaaaaaatatccagtgagcaacagttctgtggacggaaacaccttgttgatgagagaggtcaacagagaatggccagactggttcgagctgacagaaagactacggtaactcagataaccactctgtacaattatagtgagcagaacagcatctcagaatgcacaacacttcgaaccttgaggtgaatgggctacaacagcagaagaccacatcgggcactttattaggaccatagtgttccaaacAAGTGCTATTTGTTCAATGCTTGTCCACAAAGGTGGCTGGTATACCTttaaaactacctttatatttataataatggtGTTTAAAGCTGAGTAAATACACTGAAGTACTGACCTTCGCTGAGAGAAAGGCATTAAAGTGTTCGTTGAAAGAGAGGACCGGGTGGTCTGCTACACGTTTGAGGAACTTATCAAGTGCCTTCTTCCTGGTCTCCACAAACTCCTCTGAAAACCGATCCACCACTCCCTTCATCACAAACTTCTCAGGCAAGGGCTTCAGAGAAACAACCACAAATGCAAAGAGTCCATCACCTGACATAAAACATGACTGTCTTCAAAAGCCATCAGGTCATAATATTCGACAGGATTTACAGAGTTCTTAATTGCATGGATATACAGAACAATCTGCACAggtaataaatatacagtaacattTCATGTCAAAACGAatctatttaaatgtattattggcACCTACTTTATTTTAGACTATTTTTGGTGTTGAAGTTCTATATTAAAGGCTTCAGTACAAAAATCCCATAATTAAGGACATTACTGATGAGAACTGTGAAATTCAATGTAAAGTGGCATTGAAAGCAGAAATGTATCAAAGCAAATAGTGTCACTGCAGCAACAGCTGTGTTTTTGAGAGCAGTGTTATAATGTGTCTTCCTCTACCTACTGGAATAAGGTGGGTGGGTTGACTCTCTTCTAATTTGTTCCTCAGCCAGTCAAAGTCTTGGTAGCGCCGTCTTACCGAGTACTCGGGCAGGTCAAACTCTGTTCTGGTGGTCTGTTGGTTGCACACAAGAAGAAACAGGTGAATAACTCGTGAATTTCTATTGTAACACTCAGTGTTTCAtcacagtcaagtcattttttatttgtataacactttttcacaatacacattgtttcaaagcagctgtaatgtcttaaacaGACACTAAAAACGGTTCAATGAGCGAAAATGAAAACCGAAAACAAACTACATTTTCAgtagaacgtaaccgaaaaccagaacaaagtgattttcaattgttccagagtgaaaacgttattttaaaatgttggaAACTGTTTATAACTGGTAAATTTTGTTCTGATCATTTTTGCATGAAACTAAATCACTCACTTTGGGGGGGGGGCGGCAAGTAGCTTATTTTGATCTTGTTTTTCCAGACAAGATTGcttgcttctcttgtgagatctggcaatgcTGCAATTTGTATTTCACCCACCACTTAGCGCAGAGTCtgttattttaaaaagaacgttattaacctttcttttattttgttcgaACCGGTAACCATTtagaaaggaggctgcagaacgtttgaaaaacatttagtttttactccttggtcttaaaggaatagttcacctaaaactgaacattctctcattatttactaaccctcatgccttcccagagatgtgtataacttttttcttctgcagaacacaaagtttttttagaagaatatctcaactatgtaggtccatacaatgcaagtgaatggtgaccaaaacggtcttctgaagcaatccgatcggttttgggtgagaatagactgaagtttaactttttttcactataaatcttgatatctgcagtctccttggcaatcatgatttcaagcttgattacacttactagCATCATCTAGCGCTAGGACACTtggaagtataatcgagcttgaaatcatgaccatggatagagactgcaatggaaagATGTACACTGAAAAATTAGTTactatttggtctgttctcacccaaaacctattatatttcttcaaaagacatggattaaaccactggagtcttttggattacttttatcctgcctttatgtgctttttggagcttcaaaaatgtgttcaccattcacttgcattgtatggacctacagagagcagagatattcttttaaaaatctttgtttgtgttctgcaaaagaataaagtgagtaaatgatgagagaattttcatttttggttgaactgttcgTTTAATTCAACAGAGTCGCTAAACACAAACACCTCTAATTCTTTGTTTTCACCAAAGTTTACGAATCTCCTCTTAAAGTACTGTGGCGTATCACTGTTTTTTCAAAATACgcaaaaaaacagcaatgacttTACAAAGAGCTAATAGGCAATGCAGGTCACAGTGTTTTGTCTTCATGTGGTTTATGGCTGTTTTAATTAACACGTCTAAATGATGCAGAATCTGCCAACAACAGAGTCCGCAAACAACTGACATAAGAGCTACACAACAGCATTTAAAGACTGAGGCTCAGTAAAACTGATGTGATGACATTAGGGCCgtcacaacaacaaaaactgaGCAGTTGACGGgacagggctgggcgatatatcaaaTATTTGCCAAATATTCACGATGGTTTTGCTGCCGATATAAAATTAGGCACCATGATGAATATTGCTGTAattacactgcactttttatttgtttCCTAAACAGCCCgtcattagactagtttcacGATTACTCCTTGAGTAATGAGAGCGCTTTTAATAGCGTAGCATAAATGGTCTTCGAGTTGGCAATTAATTTctatgaatcagttcaaactgtcacCACCACTTTAATGAATCAAAACTCTGATTTAACAATTTGTTTACTACATCATTCAAAAATGTTCACACAATCCCCGTGTGACATTTTTCATGTATTGAAATCCCTGCATTCAGAACTGCACTctatccagctgtgtttgaacgcaagaatgcgTCTTCATCTGGTGCTGTCGCTGGGGTCATGCTAGTCTCATTGACCGGTCACAGTCCGTGCTCTAATGTCTGATGCGCATaccacacaaaactggaaaacgcttTCTGAAGTTAATCAGACcttatctgattggctggtttgatggaacttctGAGAGTAGAAGCACACAGGACTTTTCATTAGTCCAATAGGTTcaatagccgcgtttccactatcggaccaaatgagggcgtgctagtgcgtgccagggccagttgtgttcccactgtcacttccagggcttcatcatgcctcctctgggctttctcGGGGCCAGTGGCCAATGGCccgccaattacccttgggccaaacaaggccaactggggattgaggcagggTCAAAAGCGGAGTTtagctgagtcaggtcagagggtCAGCACCAAGACCCCATACTTGGCTCCAGCGCTaacggtacaggttcgggaaaaattAAAAATTGCGGGTACAGTACAAACCCGTtaaaatccacaatggacaaagcggtgcccaaagaaagaaagaaatttccattgttcgagatcatggacagtgtgctgggacatcgtcccgctggTAGTaaagagaccactcgggacaccatggcagttacagtcggtgaactgtcaacgctaacttatcttactagctagctaatgtttacatttgatataaactcgatattctagataattagataacatgataccacagcttgagcttccctcttgcttgtgaaatgggcggggtgtgtggcACCAGGGCAGCATTTTAAGGgtaggttttagggcaacgctgcgtgGCTATTGGCCAGATGGTGGGAATGTAGATCGCTTTTGGTTTCGCAGCTcaaggtctgaggctattggccccatcTGGCCAGTTGAcagccctggctcacactggttcgatagtggaaaagcagctactgagcgcttttgaggatgaaataattaCCAGATGTGctcaagtttgccaggttagagatatcaaatcttttaaagctattcagagttttgtttgaggcacgttGCAGAAAGTAAAGCAGAAATCCACAAGCATTACTGGATATTCGGTTTGTTTACGAAGTTATGTCTGTGGAATTCTTTgtgatgaggttttctgtgcAATCACTCGCAGAGATTGCCGTGCcataatataaattatttctttCCCCATATCGGCCTttatttcaattcaatttttcatttatttcattacaaaattgaaattttatttaaaaatttttttttttttaaatggatgacttggaccgaataataaagaaaagcagccaataagtgcccagcatagatgggaactccttcaatactgttttaaaatcattccagtgtgatacctcaagaagttggttgagaaaatgtcaagagtacatttctacaaattataagcaaagggtgactactttgaagatgctaaaatttaacgtattttggatttatttttgattgttttagtcacaacataattcccataattccatttctgttattccatagttttgatgactttactattattctaaaatgtgaagaaaaaaataataaagaatgagtaagagaccccaaacttttgaaaagcagtgtgtgtgtgtatatatatatatatatatatacatacatacatacatacacacacacacacacacatacagaatcaACTTTAACCACCATTATTCCAGTCCAGTAGaaactatgcaaaatcttaaactgaataaggcatatccttgcatccctagacatggattaaacatattctttcccactccccatcctccaataccaagttcaaatctctttcccataacctcttaagagcggTTAAGACCCCATCACCCAGATTCTTAATCAaaaaggagtaatacactgatgctgcATGCCCCTTtacaaaggctgtgagcaccatacagagagtgtctgcagctttagggggctgtgtactgccaccaaaaatagtacgaattaaatggcgcaactgtaaatacctgaaaaattgagacctagaaatcccataTTGCTCTGTTGTATTTTCAAATAATCTCAAAGCTCcgtttcataaaggtcaccaagtgtagcaacacccctctcaatccattctttccagcaaaagggggacttgttaatacacaatttggggTCCAGCCATAtgtttgaggaaacatttaggtaaatatAAAAATTGAACAAACAAGGAACCTTTGTCCATACTTTATGTatgtgtgaaataatgggatgcatttttacttctccaggcagtttgatagaaagactttgcaatggcgagaTTGTGGCAAGGAATGTTTGTTCAATatagtaccagggaggggctctctcaggtggaagagaccaatgggccaagtgtctaagattaaaagcatagtaataaaacaaaattttggggaggcctaaacctcctttgtcaattggtctatgttaCTTCCTGAAATGCAACCGaggtcgtttaccattccaaataaaggacttagatattctatcaattttttaaataagaaagaGGATCTTTCAGTAGATAGACTGTAGTAGAGAACTGAATTTTGggatacaattaatttttataacattgaccttcccagccatagacCAATGTAGTTAAACCCCCCTATCCACATCACATGAGAACCTTTTCATTgatgggtcaaaatgaactcaatctctcaaatttgctggaaataaaatgcctaaatacttaatgccttgcttgggccattgaaaggcaccaggttggaaagccgtggcagggcaatatgctgtcagagcaagagcttccgattaagaccaattcaccctgtatcctcAAAATTTGGAGAAGGAATTCATAATTTTATGGAGGATAGGCATAGATCTACTaaggtcggagacaaataataatatatcatctgcgtagagtaAAAGTTTatcaccacacctcctgctacaataccaggaaaatcatcctcttttcttattgcggctgctaatggttcctgggcaagacagaacaataaatgggagagaggacagccttgccaggttcccctaccaagagaaaaataatctgaaatgaatccatttgtttgcactGCTGTTAacagttgtttataaagtaacttaatccacccaataaaagtgttcccaaacccgtaaatttccaaaatctttaaagGTAGTCCCATTCCACCTTATCTAACACCTTCTCGGCGTCAACTGAGATGGCAGCAATcagggtctgatcattcgctactggccccataatatttataaaacatctaatattatcagaagaactatgaccatgaataaaccccacttgatctatatgtatatgtaattactaattacttaatcgattagccagaattttagacaatattttttacatctaactggatcagggaaattttacttttacattaatTTGGGTCCTTaactttttttaagaatgagactgatcagggcttgcgtcatggttggcggtagttcacttttctttaatgactctgtgtaaactttcaacagaagtggagccagttctgtgacataagatataaaaaaattctgcggcaaaaccatctggccccggtgacttacctgttggcaaggctttaattacctcaacaagctgcTCCAAAGAAATATCTgagtcaagagagtttttttgatcactcgtcaatttaggaagttctactggatctacgaagttgctaatatccttatcaggAGACGAAGATGTGGAGCTATAAAGATTGAAATAGAATTCTTgaaaggctttattaatatctgaaggaatggtggaaaaaagcTCTCTCTtttttatgtatctggcaagctgtttccctgctttgtcccccgactcaaaatatgtctgtcttgccctgaataacacAACTCAACCTActgtgacagaatagtattgTACCTTTA belongs to Myxocyprinus asiaticus isolate MX2 ecotype Aquarium Trade chromosome 43, UBuf_Myxa_2, whole genome shotgun sequence and includes:
- the LOC127433509 gene encoding sorting nexin-30-like isoform X3; the encoded protein is MSTGTPKPLPSSGQKSLQDICHPLSADESALSLHNSSTVAKTTRTEFDLPEYSVRRRYQDFDWLRNKLEESQPTHLIPPLPEKFVMKGVVDRFSEEFVETRKKALDKFLKRVADHPVLSFNEHFNAFLSAKDLNKRLGLALLTKMGESVKYVTGGYKLRGRPIEFAAMGDYLEVFTQKLGTIDRIAQRIIKEQLEYLAELREYGPVYSSWASFEEDLHDPLEGVAGHVSNCSSALEELTEDMSEDFLPVLREYVLYIEAMKNVLKKRDQVQAEYETKLETVVFREDKKTLVPTDVERCQDRLECFNADLKADWDRWQNNKRQDFRQLLTGMADKNIQYYEKCLASWESLIPLLQDKQEAKGETN
- the LOC127433509 gene encoding sorting nexin-30-like isoform X1; this translates as MSTGTPKPLPSSGQKSLQDICHPLSADESALSLHNSSTVAKDLILPNGTLLDTSSPASSSSLLNRLQLDDDLDGETRDLFVIVDDPKKHVSTMETYITYRVCTKTTRTEFDLPEYSVRRRYQDFDWLRNKLEESQPTHLIPPLPEKFVMKGVVDRFSEEFVETRKKALDKFLKRVADHPVLSFNEHFNAFLSAKDLNKRLGLALLTKMGESVKYVTGGYKLRGRPIEFAAMGDYLEVFTQKLGTIDRIAQRIIKEQLEYLAELREYGPVYSSWASFEEDLHDPLEGVAGHVSNCSSALEELTEDMSEDFLPVLREYVLYIEAMKNVLKKRDQVQAEYETKLETVVFREDKKTLVPTDVERCQDRLECFNADLKADWDRWQNNKRQDFRQLLTGMADKNIQYYEKCLASWESLIPLLQDKQEAKGETN
- the LOC127433509 gene encoding sorting nexin-30-like isoform X2 — its product is MVRVVSCAWIVESSMSLHMRSLCGVMHDEPRDKMHGLTSRKWRQLRLVLRHPIETTRTEFDLPEYSVRRRYQDFDWLRNKLEESQPTHLIPPLPEKFVMKGVVDRFSEEFVETRKKALDKFLKRVADHPVLSFNEHFNAFLSAKDLNKRLGLALLTKMGESVKYVTGGYKLRGRPIEFAAMGDYLEVFTQKLGTIDRIAQRIIKEQLEYLAELREYGPVYSSWASFEEDLHDPLEGVAGHVSNCSSALEELTEDMSEDFLPVLREYVLYIEAMKNVLKKRDQVQAEYETKLETVVFREDKKTLVPTDVERCQDRLECFNADLKADWDRWQNNKRQDFRQLLTGMADKNIQYYEKCLASWESLIPLLQDKQEAKGETN